The sequence below is a genomic window from Gemmatimonadales bacterium.
TCGGTAGACGACTCGGCTGAATTCGCGGCCTGGCGTCAGGTGCAGAAGGAAGACATTGAAGGCTTGCGGAAGAAGTTCATGGCGCTCGCCAAGGCGGTGCCCTCGGACAAGCTCACCTGGCGTCCGATGGAGGGGACGCGCGCGTTCCGGGAGGTCTTTGCCCATGTCGCAGCAGAGGGGAATTGCGAGACCGCGATGTTCGGCCGTCCCTTGCCGGCGGGATCGCTGGCCGATTTCGACGCCGAGGAGGCGCGGCTCAAGAAACTCCCGGACGGCCAGCTGATCGCTGTGATGGACCGTGCAATGCAGAGTCTGAGCGCCACCTTGGCTGGCCTGTCGCGGTCGACGATCAACACGCCGATCAGGTACTATGGACAGAGCACTCTGCCCCGCGTGGCGACGACCTATACCCTCAACGACCTGCACGAGCATCTGGGCCAGTTGGTGGCGTATGCCCGGATGAACACGATCGTGCCGCCCTGGACCAGGAAGGGGTGAGGCTTCACATGAGGCTCCTTGACTTCACCACTGTTGCGCCGCGCGAGGTCGCTCCCGGCTACCTCGGCCGCTATCTCCACTCGGACCACATCACCCAGGGCCGAG
It includes:
- a CDS encoding DinB family protein, whose product is MPRSCLWPAPALVLLMGLTGFTGASLRAQTSVDDSAEFAAWRQVQKEDIEGLRKKFMALAKAVPSDKLTWRPMEGTRAFREVFAHVAAEGNCETAMFGRPLPAGSLADFDAEEARLKKLPDGQLIAVMDRAMQSLSATLAGLSRSTINTPIRYYGQSTLPRVATTYTLNDLHEHLGQLVAYARMNTIVPPWTRKG